One Desulfobulbus propionicus DSM 2032 DNA segment encodes these proteins:
- a CDS encoding ParB/RepB/Spo0J family partition protein → MGKNPLGRGVGALLPEDDLVAEDKYFMCDIDKISPNPNQPRSHFDADKLQQLADSIREKGVIQPLLVVRGGGNRYTLVAGERRLRAAKLAGRDEVPVVVMDEASDNESLELALIENIQRHDLNPIEEAMAYARLMEEFHLTQEEVAKKVGRQRSTITNVLRLLQLPQPLQDDVVQGVISEGHARVLLRVKDQPEQLRQIRDRIVNEELSVRAAERLCGKKSQAPATDKTGEATAPKPPAEELPPAYCAAVVNQLTNQLHTKVRIVQQGKRGKLEIEYYSSDDLDRLTSLLLR, encoded by the coding sequence ATGGGCAAGAACCCCTTGGGCCGGGGCGTGGGCGCCCTGCTGCCCGAAGATGACCTGGTCGCGGAAGATAAGTATTTTATGTGTGATATCGATAAAATATCGCCAAACCCTAATCAGCCGCGCAGCCATTTCGATGCCGACAAGCTGCAACAGTTGGCCGATTCTATCCGGGAGAAAGGTGTGATCCAGCCGCTGCTGGTCGTCAGGGGGGGCGGCAACCGGTATACCCTGGTTGCCGGCGAGCGGCGGCTGCGGGCCGCCAAGCTGGCAGGGCGCGACGAGGTTCCCGTGGTAGTCATGGACGAGGCCAGCGACAACGAGAGCCTGGAGCTGGCCCTGATCGAAAACATCCAGCGCCACGACCTCAACCCCATCGAGGAGGCCATGGCCTATGCCCGGTTGATGGAGGAATTTCATCTCACCCAGGAGGAGGTGGCGAAAAAGGTCGGCCGCCAGCGCTCCACCATCACCAATGTGCTGCGCCTCCTCCAGCTGCCGCAGCCCTTGCAGGACGATGTGGTCCAGGGGGTGATCAGCGAAGGGCATGCTCGCGTGCTGCTACGGGTCAAGGATCAGCCGGAACAGCTGCGCCAGATCCGCGACCGGATCGTCAACGAGGAACTGTCGGTGCGGGCGGCGGAGCGGCTGTGCGGCAAAAAGTCGCAGGCGCCGGCCACCGACAAGACCGGTGAAGCTACGGCTCCCAAGCCGCCGGCGGAAGAGCTCCCTCCGGCGTACTGCGCCGCCGTGGTCAATCAGTTGACCAATCAGCTGCACACCAAGGTGCGCATTGTCCAGCAGGGCAAGCGCGGCAAGCTGGAGATCGAA